A genomic segment from Corylus avellana chromosome ca5, CavTom2PMs-1.0 encodes:
- the LOC132182189 gene encoding probable leucine-rich repeat receptor-like protein kinase At1g35710, with translation MKPRGTCMKKPPVISWPLTFAIYYHPFAIALIDQTLVNMAPSISISVVVVAWATCILIYGMYLEDSGAQFVGASESSALQLEAKALLESGWWSGYNNDTSSRCDWYGITCNVAGSVTKITIDFLAGFHLGEMSKLNFRFFSNLIHLDLSDSELRGSISLEIGTLSKLIYLDLSNNNLTGKLPRSLANLTQLEQFDISNNLISGFIAPEIGMLKNLSYLNLGINMLIGPIPSTLGHLTNLEYLDIGSNQFFGSIPHEIGNLKNLTSLIIGNNNLNGQIPSTIGNLTNLVVLLLSQTQINGSIPIEIGNLKALVSLFLNNNNLIGHIPTQMVNLHSLYFLDLSHNFLSGEAPIEFGTADQLWSVDLSYNNLTGNIPDAYISFKNVNLSYNSLQGPIPYGYDQYHTFYALIGNKNLCGVFMHFPPCLPFSANNKSIATKVKIFVPITISLGFLIIGSFLLHRRKAKKTRSESRETKNGDLFSIWNYDGHIAYEDIIQATEDFHIKHCIGTGGYGSVYKAALPNGKVIALKKLHRLEAENSTFDMSFRNEIKVLTEIRHRNIIKLHGFCLHKRCMFLVYEYMERGSLFCILNNDVEVVELDWTKRVNVIKCIAHALCYLHHECIPTIVHRDITSNNILLNSKLEAFVSDFGTAKLLDPDSSNQTLVAGTYGYVAPELAYTMKVTEKCDVYSFGVVALEILMGRHPTELLTSLSSSSFQNLMLHEILDRRLPPPNLLVAHDIFLVATIAFACLHTKPKSRPTMKCVSQEFLSQKKPMPKPLHELSLWQLKNQEIYLVGSKDDSQL, from the exons ATGAAGCCACGTGGCACATGTATGAAGAAGCCCCCTGTAAT ATCATGGCCATTAACTTTTGCTATTTATTATCACCCCTTTGCCATTGCTCTCATCGATCAAACACTTGTAAACATGGCGCCCTCCATTTCCATTTCCGTTGTGGTGGTAGCATGGGCTACCTGTATCTTGATTTATGGAATGTATTTGGAGGATAGTGGAGCTCAATTTGTGGGAGCATCTGAATCATCAGCACTACAACTAGAAGCAAAGGCTCTTCTAGAGAGTGGATGGTGGAGTGGCTACAACAACGACACCTCAAGTCGTTGTGACTGGTACGGTATTACTTGCAATGTTGCTGGAAGCGTCACAAAGATCACCATCGACTTCCTTGCAGGTTTCCATTTGGGAGAGATGTCAAAACTCAACTTCCgtttcttctcaaatttaatCCACCTTGATCTGTCAGATAGTGAACTTCGGGGGAGTATTTCACTTGAGATTGGTACTTTATCCAAACTCATTTATCTTGATTTGTCCAACAACAATCTGACCGGTAAGTTGCCTCGTTCACTTGCAAACCTCACCCAATTAGAGCAGTTTGACATCTCTAATAATCTAATAAGTGGTTTCATAGCACCAGAAATAGGGATGTTGAAAAATTTGTCCTATTTGAACCTAGGTATTAACATGCTCATCGGTCCAATCCCTTCCACTTTGGGTCATTTAACTAATTTGGAATATTTGGATATTGGTTCCAATCAATTCTTTGGTTCCATTCCCCACGAAATAGGCAACCTCAAGAATTTGACTTCCTTGATTATCGGAAATAACAATCTTAATGGTCAAATCCCTTCAACTATAGGTAATTTAACTAATTTAGTAGTTTTGTTACTTAGTCAAACTCAAATTAATGGTTCCATCCCAATAGAAATAGGTAACTTGAAGGCTTTGGTGAGTTTGTTTCTCAATAATAACAATCTCATTGGTCATATTCCCACTCAGATGGTCAACCTTCATTCACTGTATTTTCTTGACCTTAGTCATAACTTTCTTAGTGGAGAAGCACCTATTGAATTTGGGACAGCAGACCAATTATGGTCCGTGGATCTTAGCTACAATAATCTCACAGGCAACATTCCTGATGcttacatttcttttaaaaatgtcAACTTGTCATACAATTCTTTACAAGGTCCAATTCCATATGGTTATGATCAATATCATACATTTTACGCATTAATTGGCAATAAGAATTTGTGCGGTGTCTTCATGCATTTCCCTCCTTGCCTTCCATTTTCAGCCAATAACAAATCAATTGCAACGaaagtaaaaatttttgttCCCATCACCATTTCCCTTGGATTCTTAATTATTGGGAGCTTTCTCTTGCACCGACGCAAGGCTAAGAAAACCCGATCCGAGTCAAGAGAAACAAAGAATGGGGACTTGTTCTCAATATGGAATTATGATGGACATATTGCATATGAAGACATCATTCAAGCAACTGAGGACTTTCATATAAAACATTGTATTGGAACCGGAGGTTATGGTAGTGTTTACAAAGCAGCATTACCTAATGGAAAAGTGATTGCCTTGAAGAAACTTCATCGTTTGGAAGCTGAAAACTCAACTTTTGATATGAGTTTTAGGAACGAGATAAAAGTGTTAACAGAGATTCGACATCGAAACATTATAAAACTTCATGGGTTTTGTTTACATAAGCGATGCATGTTTTTGGTTTACGAATACATGGAAAGGGGAAGCCTATTTTGCATCCTAAACAACGATGTTGAAGTTGTGGAATTAGATTGGACCAAGAGAGTGAATGTCATCAAATGCATTGCCCACGCTTTATGTTACTTGCATCATGAGTGCATTCCAACAATTGTTCATCGAGATATTACAAGCAACAATATTCTACTGAACTCAAAACTAGAGGCTTTTGTCTCTGACTTTGGCACGGCTAAGCTCCTTGATCCTGATTCATCCAATCAAACGTTAGTTGCCGGCACTTACGGTTATGTTGCTCCAG AGTTGGCTTATACCATGAAAGTTACTGAAAAATgcgatgtttatagctttggagttGTGGCATTGGAAATATTAATGGGAAGACATCCAACAGAACTCCTGacttcattatcatcatcatcttttcaaaatttgatgttACATGAAATATTAGACCGGCGCTTACCACCTCCAAATCTTTTGGTTGCACATGATATTTTCCTTGTCGCTACAATAGCATTTGCATGCTTACACACCAAGCCAAAGTCTCGACCTACAATGAAATGTGTATCTCAAGAATTTCTTTCTCAGAAGAAGCCAATGCCCAAGCCTTTACATGAACTTTCATTATGGCAGCTAAAGAACCAAGAAATATATCTGGTTGGATCCAAGGATGACAGTCAATTATGA